Proteins from a single region of Heterodontus francisci isolate sHetFra1 chromosome 29, sHetFra1.hap1, whole genome shotgun sequence:
- the LOC137346329 gene encoding uncharacterized protein yields MNWFAKARTCTKTWEERVAGVQHKLSMWEQRSLSIVVKNVFIRCEALMLLLYVAQVWPIPHSCTVAVTGAIFRFIWGSKMDRVRRDTMFKPLDKGGKNVPNVALILMTTFVCGCIKLCVELQYANSKCHYVLRFSLCPVLRRMDLVTLPQNAPSSWTVPYHLSVVEQFLHRNTFDHRSIRQWSARNVLKALREKEMVDSVG; encoded by the coding sequence atGAACTGGTTCGCAAAGGccaggacgtgcaccaaaacctgggaggagcgagtagccggggtacaacacaagctgagcatgtgggagcagcgatctctctccattgtggttaagaacgtgttcatcaggtgcgaggcgctcatgttgttgctgtacgtggcgcaggtctggcccataccccactcctgcactgtggcagtcaccggagccattttccgcttcatctggggatccaaaatggaccgggtccggagggacacaatgttcaaacctctggataagggcgggaaaaatgtacccaacgtcgccctcatcctgatgactacctttgtgtgcggctgcatcaagctgtgtgttgaactccagtacgcaaactccaagtgtcactatgtgctgaggttctctctgtgcccggtgttgcgaaggatggacctggtcacattgccgcagaacgctccatccagttggactgtgccgtaccacctatctgtcgtggaacagtttctgcacagaaacacttttgaccaccggtccatcaggcagtggtctgcacggaatgttctcaaggccctacgggaaaaggagatggtagattCTGTCGGATAG